A stretch of the Candidatus Binataceae bacterium genome encodes the following:
- a CDS encoding CZB domain-containing protein, with protein sequence MGNGHDEIKAAIGAHGMWKTRLRTAIDRGSSEFSTATVAQDDHCDFGKWLAGAGTEMKGSRHYTKCKDLHRQFHSAAANVLKLALGGQKEEAKRILEKGDFATISGSLTHEMMEWDKAI encoded by the coding sequence ATGGGAAACGGACACGATGAGATCAAAGCAGCAATCGGTGCGCACGGCATGTGGAAGACGAGACTCAGGACTGCGATCGACCGCGGCTCAAGCGAATTCTCGACGGCTACCGTCGCACAAGATGATCACTGCGACTTTGGTAAGTGGTTGGCCGGGGCAGGGACAGAAATGAAAGGCTCCAGGCACTACACGAAGTGCAAGGATCTTCACCGTCAATTCCATTCCGCAGCCGCTAACGTACTAAAGCTGGCTCTTGGCGGACAAAAGGAAGAAGCGAAGCGCATTCTGGAAAAGGGCGATTTTGCAACAATTTCAGGATCACTCACCCATGAAATGATGGAATGGGACAAGGCGATTTGA